TGTGAgtgctgctccctctgcacaatctgtggctgcagactgcCAGAGGGCTCTTAAACGCATCATTTTCACATCCAGGTGTCAAATTTTGTGGCTGACTGGACCTTTAGTGTGCAGGTGGAACCAGGCCAGAGACAGCAGTGAGGATGGGAGGTGGAGGCCAGCTGACGGAGCCAGGAGAGGTGGGCAGCGGTCGGGCTGCTGGTGTTTACACCTGGGAGGAGGTGCAGAGCCACTGCAACAGGAATGACCAGTGGCTGGTCATAGAGCGAAAGGTTTACAACATCACACAGTGGGCCAAAAGGCACCCAGGAGGGATTCGGGTCATCAGCCACTACGCTGGAGAGGATGCCACGGTAATATGcttttttgattattattattattattagaatgaACACATTTCCTGAGAATATAAGTGGTTTTTGTTGCGCTGGTGTCCATAAAAGTCAGAGGTGGAATGTAAATGCATTTACTCAAATAATGCACTCAGAGGttctttacttgagtatttctactacatttatctgacagctgtagtgCTGAGTTCCTGAACTGattcacattttaaaggtttgcacccttttCGTCTTGTGACCACTTACAAAAAAAAGCAGTGCCTAGTTGGGACTCCTTGCCATCTTTCAGTTGTCTGAGTTTTTAGCCGTTCAACGAAAGAGAAATTTTCTATTTAAACTTGTCAGATATTCATATGTAGTTAACTGTTAAAGGTCAAAAGTGGTAAAATGATTCAATATTTTACCGAAAAATTCAAATACTGGGAAAAAAAGTCTAAGAAGTAAATCCAAATTTGTGCcgcagaactttgtttttcttcttcttttgtgtcccattaattatcttAACATCGGTCAGATTTATCATGTGACCCACTGTGGCCCAGACCCTATGATGATAATACAGTATGATAATACTTCTGTTGTCTTACTTAAGTACAATGCTGACTGCAGTActgtgttttcatattgttGCATTGGCACTTTCACTTTAAGCAAATGATCTgagcacttcttccaccactgatacATGTGCATAACTTTTAATTCACTGCATCACTGACTCATCATGTCTGTGTTGCAGGAGGCGTTCACTGCTTTTCACCCTGATTTAAAGTTTGTGCAAAAGTTTCTGAAGCCCCTGCTGATTGGAGAGCTGGCATCGACAGAGCCCAGCCAGGACCGAAGCAAAAATGTGAGTGTCAGATTCTTCACATAACATTATTCATGCAGCGGCTTTAGTGTCAGTGTGACAACATGGCAGGATGAACACCGTGCACTGAAACAcctgaggaaaaggaggaggtcacaaccattcacacatcTGTTCTGTTATTCATGAGTCTTACAGTGTTCGAGCACATCTGAGATTCTGGACGCTCATGTTTCGTTAGCTGTTCAATAACTCAAGCTGTCTTCACGccttcttgttcttttctgCACCAAAACCCTGCTGCACGTCCTCGAATGCTACTAGGTGACACATTTTTCTAAAACAAATGTCACATCAGTGCATCACATCTTGTGATCTTAACAGAATGTGTctatttcttctcctctgctctcaggcAGCAATCATACAGGATTTCCACACTTTACGCGCGCAGGCGGAGAGCGACGGCCTGTTTCGAGCTCGGCCTTTGTTCTTCTGCCTCCACCTGGGTCACATACTGCTGCTGGAGGCCCTCGCCTGGCTCATCATCTGGCTCTGGGGAACCAGCTGGACGCTGACGCTTCTGTGCTCCATCATGCTGGCAGTCGCTCAGGTGATGCCAGCATTATTATGGCTAAATGAACTGTAAGTCAAATTCTGCTTCTAACAAATACTAAAacgctgtttttttcttcttcttctctagtCGCAGGCCGGATGGCTGCAGCATGACTTTGGTCACCTGTCAGTTTTCAAGAAGTCTAGCTGGAATCACGTGTTGCAGAAGTTTATCATCGGCCATTTAAAGGTAATTCGTGTTCTCTGTCCTACATATTTCTTTACCAAAAAATCAACGCCGTTCATCAGAATTTTTCACATAAAAATCCCTTCATTGCCTTATGCCTTCTTTAATTTCATATGCACACATCTATGAATATGCAGATATCCCCGCCTCTATCTGAACCCATCTCTCCACTGCTCGCCTGCAGCAGCCTGCTCCATGTGTCATATGCACTAAAATGACCTATCTTTCTAACACTATTCTAGCAACttataacataaaataaatgctttctTCATTAATAACCACAAAGTCATGTGAAGGTTTCTGTCAAAATTATCATAATGAATCATCTAATTCAGCCTCTTAGCTACCGGACAAACTGTGTGAGTAATGTTTGCTGTAACTTTCTTCATCAACGCACTCAACCCATACAAAAAGTCCTTTCAGCatttgacatgaatcatcatATAACACAGGACACAGTCAACGGATAGAACATAAAAATAGACTTCCTGGTTGACCAGCATGTTGGCTCGTAGTTGCTGTGTCTCCAGGACAAATGGATGAAGCAGTAACATCCTTCAGTATAGGTTTTATGGCAAGCAGTGCTCTGGAAAAAGGCTACTGCAGGCTACAGCCTCAGATTTTCAGATCATTTGACACCTGACACCGCTCGTTTTTCCATAGTTGACAGGATTGGTTCTTTAGGTGTGTTACACATGAAACCCTGCTGTCTGACTCAGTTCTTGGGAGATTGTCATTGGTCCGCTGCAGCTCCACTCACTCCGTTTCACTCATGCTGTCAGGTAACATGAGGGAAACACCATATGAACGCGTTAACAAGGTCAAAAGCTTGATTTTCATTGGACGGCTTCTTTAAAAAGATTGTTTTCTTAGGGAGCCTCTGCCAACTGGTGGAATCATCGGCATTTCCAGCATCACGCTAAACCCAACATCTTCAGCAAGGACCCTGATATCAACATGCTGCACGTCTTTGTAGTTGGAGCCACTCAGCCAGTGGAGGCAAGttacacaaagctgatatttgtgttttcttaacaGAGCCCTTGAACAGCCAGTATTAAAAAGCATTCAACCTTCCACCAGCTGCATAGTCTAACTCTGCATTCCTCTCTGTTACAGTATGGCATTAAAAAGATCAAATATATGCCCTATCATCACCAACACCAGTACTTCCTTCTTGGTACGTCTTCTTGGagtcatttaaaataaatgaaacagtagAAACTTCACAGGACTAATCTTATCTTGTCTCTTTTAGTTGGACCACCGCTCCTCATTCCAGTTTACTTCCACATTCAGATTATTCGCACCATGATTTCCCGCCACGACTGGGTGGTAAGATGCCGTCTTCAGATTTTTTGTCTGATATGTATGTCAGGTTACAGGTGCCTGATAGTCCCattaatatttcaatatttttaagTTATTACAGTGAAAATTGACAATGCAGCATAAGAGATGAGTATCAGTCAGTCATGACTCTATATGATATATAACATATTTAATAAATCACATTAATGTTCTTGTCTTGTGAAGGATCTGGCTTGGTCTATGTCTTACTACCTTCGCTACCTGTGCTGTTATGTCCCCCTGTATGGCCTGGTTGGCTCAGTGGTGCTCATCATCTTCGTCAGGTAAGTCAAAActatttttggttttggtttctgACACTTTTCTTAGAGGTGAATTCTTGATTAAAAGGGATTTTGtgataaattacattttttctccATCATGCACACGCATGTCTTGAAACATGCTTCCCCAAAACTTGCACCCATCTCTGTAAACCTCACGTTTTCCCACCAAAAGGCAACTTTAGATTCATGGTATAAAACATAATTCAGTGACTGCCGTTGTATTGTTATGaatgacaggtttttggagagCCACTGGTTTGTGTGGGTGACTCAGATGAATCATCTGCCGATGGACATCGACCACGAGAAGCACCGCGACTGGCTGACCATGCAGGTATCCTGCTTATTGTGAAACACTCCCCACAGTCACCTGTAGGTGCCGCTGATGTATTAACTGCACTCCTGCGTCTCATCCTCTACTCCAGTTACAAGCCACCTGTAACATTGAGAAGTCCTTGTTCAACGACTGGTTCAGCGGACACCTCAACTTTCAGATCGAACACCAGTAAGTCAGCGATTGAGTCCAAAGAGCACCAAACAA
This sequence is a window from Chaetodon trifascialis isolate fChaTrf1 chromosome 10, fChaTrf1.hap1, whole genome shotgun sequence. Protein-coding genes within it:
- the fads2 gene encoding acyl-CoA 6-desaturase, whose protein sequence is MGGGGQLTEPGEVGSGRAAGVYTWEEVQSHCNRNDQWLVIERKVYNITQWAKRHPGGIRVISHYAGEDATEAFTAFHPDLKFVQKFLKPLLIGELASTEPSQDRSKNAAIIQDFHTLRAQAESDGLFRARPLFFCLHLGHILLLEALAWLIIWLWGTSWTLTLLCSIMLAVAQSQAGWLQHDFGHLSVFKKSSWNHVLQKFIIGHLKGASANWWNHRHFQHHAKPNIFSKDPDINMLHVFVVGATQPVEYGIKKIKYMPYHHQHQYFLLVGPPLLIPVYFHIQIIRTMISRHDWVDLAWSMSYYLRYLCCYVPLYGLVGSVVLIIFVRFLESHWFVWVTQMNHLPMDIDHEKHRDWLTMQLQATCNIEKSLFNDWFSGHLNFQIEHHLFPMMPRHNYHLVAPLVHALCEKHGIPYQVKTMWQGLVDVIRSLKNSGDLWLDAYLHK